A region from the Lolium perenne isolate Kyuss_39 chromosome 4, Kyuss_2.0, whole genome shotgun sequence genome encodes:
- the LOC127293753 gene encoding uncharacterized protein isoform X2: MMEQTEAVAELLDNANNKATVGLYSYGWMATEAEAALEMEDLLHSAISSGFGGRPEAMMALYSDGQAAAEAGGDAEEGGSPQQLRFIRIKLNCKG, encoded by the exons ATGATGGAACAAACCGAAG CCGTTGCCGAGCTTCTTGATAATGCAAATAACAAG GCCACAGTGGGCCTGTACAGCTATGGATGGATGGCGACCGAGGCTGAAGCGGCACTGGAGATGGAGGATCTCCTCCATAGCGCCATTTCATCGGGATTTGGCGGCCGGCCAGAGGCCATGATGGCCCTGTACAGCGACGGGCAAGCGGCGGCCGAGGCTGGAGGCGACGCTGAAGAAGGAGGATCTCCTCAACAACTTCGTTTCATCCGAATCAAGCTCAACTGCAAAG GTTGA
- the LOC127293753 gene encoding uncharacterized protein isoform X1, whose protein sequence is MMEQTEAVAELLDNANNKATVGLYSYGWMATEAEAALEMEDLLHSAISSGFGGRPEAMMALYSDGQAAAEAGGDAEEGGSPQQLRFIRIKLNCKEKEKTPTTLGT, encoded by the exons ATGATGGAACAAACCGAAG CCGTTGCCGAGCTTCTTGATAATGCAAATAACAAG GCCACAGTGGGCCTGTACAGCTATGGATGGATGGCGACCGAGGCTGAAGCGGCACTGGAGATGGAGGATCTCCTCCATAGCGCCATTTCATCGGGATTTGGCGGCCGGCCAGAGGCCATGATGGCCCTGTACAGCGACGGGCAAGCGGCGGCCGAGGCTGGAGGCGACGCTGAAGAAGGAGGATCTCCTCAACAACTTCGTTTCATCCGAATCAAGCTCAACTGCAAAG aaaaggagaagaccccgaccaCTCTAGGAACTTAG